The following are encoded together in the Malaya genurostris strain Urasoe2022 chromosome 3, Malgen_1.1, whole genome shotgun sequence genome:
- the LOC131438248 gene encoding cuticle protein 19-like: MSLKFVVFASLLAFAAAYPGGYGDYYGEQEAEHQYGQIARISLGDGHHEYGHHEDEHVDYYAPPKYAFKYGVNDFHTGDVKSQHETRDGDVVKGQYSLVEPDGSVRTVDYTADKHSGFNAVVHKTAPISHHHGDHY, translated from the exons ATGTCTCTGAAG TTTGTAGTATTTGCTTCCCTGCTGGCCTTCGCCGCTGCATACCCCGGTGGCTACGGTGACTACTATGGAGAACAGGAAGCGGAACATCAGTACGGACAGATTGCACGGATTTCGCTCGGAGATGGACACCACGAATATGGCCATCACGAGGATGAGCACGTCGATTATTAT GCTCCACCGAAGTACGCCTTCAAGTACGGAGTAAACGACTTCCACACCGGAGATGTCAAGAGCCAACACGAAACCCGCGATGGGGATGTCGTCAAGGGTCAGTACTCCCTGGTGGAACCGGACGGTTCGGTGCGTACCGTTGATTACACCGCCGACAAGCACAGCGGATTCAATGCCGTCGTGCACAAAACGGCTCCGATTTCCCACCATCACGGGGATCACTACTAA